A window of Maioricimonas rarisocia genomic DNA:
CCCGAGTAGTGCTTCGCGCGGCTGGGGACTTCCCCGATCCCGGGTAGAGTCGCGGCGGGACTTCGTGGATAATGAATCTGAGCCCGGCCGACGGGTCGCATCAAATCCCGGAGACTTCCATGAGAAAGCGGATTGCTGGCGGAGTGACCCTGGCCGTCGTCGCGGTTGCCATCTGGATCGGCACCCTTTTGAAGGGGCCGGGCGTTGGTGGCGGCACCGGCAGTGATGTTGCGACCGGTCCTCCCGTCAAGAATGCGAGTGTCTCGGTCAGCACCGGATCCTCCGACCTGATGGGAGATGATGCGGAACCCCGTGCCGAAGAGCCGGCTCCCGCCTCGGACGAGAAGGTCGCCGTGCTGATCAAAGAGAGCGATTTCCATCTCAAGACCGGCGAGGATGCGTGGGAACCGGTGAGCCTGGCACGCGTGCGTGAACTGACCCAGAACGCCCACGGGGACGGCGAGGGAGTGCGCGTAGAGGTCTATCTGCACGAAACCGCCCGCAACGGAGCCCGCAGCGATCTGCTGGAGGCTCTGCAGCAGGACGGCGTCCTGAGGGAATCCATCAACCTCATGCCGGGCTTCGTCGAGTGAGCAAATCTTCGGGCCAGACGGGTGCGTTTGTGGTGACGTTCGAGGGGGCCGTGCGGGAACGCCGTGGATGGTCGCTCGAAGATCTGCTGGCGCTGCCGGCTGAGGACCTCGTGCAGGACATCAGCCGACTGGATTCCCGCCGGGCTGGCACGGCGGTGAAGATTTCGGCGCTGCTGGATCGGATGGACCTCGAACCGGGGGCGACGCACCTGACGCTGCATTCGTCGTCCGACGGTTTCACGGCAACAGTCCCGATCGAGGCAGTCCGCGCGTCCGGCCTGCTGATCATCGCCTTCGACGGCGAGCCGCTGCCTACCAGAGCGGGCGGCCCCAGTCGGTTCTTCGTGCCTGAAGCGGCCGCCTGCGGCTCTGCCGAATTGGATGCCTGCAAGAACGTGAAGTTCGTCGACCGGGTGGAAGTGGTGACGGGCGAGGCGTGAGGCTCAAGGGGCGAGTCCCGAAACACGCGAGACGCGGGGGTGGGACTGGTCCCGGCACGACCTTCACAACGGCGGGACGGCACGCTTTCGCCTCCAGCAGCTGCAGGTCAGGCACCGCCTGGCGAACACCGGCGCTCGTCTGCAGTGGCGTTCTCCACCTGGCGCAACGTGCCGCAGCCTTGTGGGGCCGGGGGGCATGTTTGCCCTCCAGGGCACGCTTGCGCGTCGGGTAACGATCGTACTGCCGGCTCGACCTGCGGAGTGACCAGGTGGGGCAGGCATTCCGGCCTGCCTGGATCGGCGTGAGGACGGGTGGCTGGCGGTCGGAGCGCAGCGACGCACCCAGCTGAATCGGGAGCCCCCGCCAGCTCACCAGCCGGTGCCGGATTCTGGCCCTGATTGCTCGCCTCTCAAGACTGTTGGCTCACGCCTCCCGAAACACTTGCCGCGTCGAGCGAATCTGATAAGATTTGCGATCCCGCGGGGACGGCAGGCGTCCGGCAGTGGTTGGCCAGCCGCAAGCTCTTGCGGGGTGATGGTTTACAACATGGCGGTGTAGCTCAGCTGGTTAGAGCAGCGGAATCATAATCCGCGTGTCGGGGGTTCGAGTCCCTCCACCGCTACTTCCGGCGTCCCGGTCTGAATTGCGGGATGTGCCGATGATCCGACCCCGGCCCGCGCCGGGGTTTTGTTTGCGCGGTGGGGCGACTGTCACACGCAACCTCCCGCCAGCTTCGCCGGCGCCGGTCTGAGGTCCCGTGTTACCCGAGATACCGGTCACTCGCCTGTGCTTCGCGCGGGCATCTCCCCTCGACGCCCGCCAAACTCCTCCTGCAGCCGCCCCACCTGGTCCAGGATCTCCACGAACCGGCGGCCGAATGGTGTCAGGTGGTACTCCACACGCGGCGGAACTTCCGGCCAGGACGTCTTCTCGAGAATCCCGAATCGGACCAGCTTCACCAGCCGCTCGTTCAGCACTTTCGTCGTCAGGCCCGCGGCGGTCCGTTCCAGCTGGCCGGGGCGGTGCGTGCCGCCGTGGATCTGCTCCAGGACGTGCAGTGTCCACTTGCAGCCGATGCACTTCTCGAAGATCTCGTGCACGTCCGGATGCGTGCCGTTGCCTGTCGTCATGCCAATCCTTACCAGATGGTTCCTGCCTGACAGAAAAGTGCGTGGTTGAGCGGCCCGGCCCGTCGCCGGAAAGATCGGGCAGCTGCCGCATGGTGCGGCGGCAACACCTGACCCTCCTGCGAGGAAACTGGACCATGTCCACGACGGCCGTATTCTATCATGCCGGATGCCCCGTCTGCGTCAGTGCCGAAGAGACCATCGCCCGCTCACTCGACCCGAACCAGTTCGCGGTCGAAAGCGTCCACCTCGGAGAGGACCGGTCCCGAGTCGGCGAAGCCGAAGCGGCAGGCGTGCAGTCGGTGCCGGCCCTGGTGATCGACGGCAACGTCTTTCACATCAATCATGGAGCCGATCTGTCGGCACTCAAATGATGCATTGAAGAACAGACAAGCGGATCGGGGCCGCCCGGCTCGAGTCGGGTCGGGCGGACGTTTCGCAATCAGACGGGATACAGAGATGAACTGTCGGATTACCTCGATCCAGGTGGGCTTGCCGCAAACGCACGGCGATCCCGGTGCGATCGATCCGATGCAGAAGGCGTGGTTCTCGGGCATCTTCAAGAAGCCGGTCGCCGGGCCGGTCGAGGTCGGACGCGTCAACCTGGCCGGCGACGGTCAGGCGGATCTGCGGGTTCACGGCGGGCCGGACAAGGCGATCCTCGGCTATGCCGCGGCTCACTATCCCGCCTGGCAGCAGGAGCTGGGGCTCGACGACTTCATCGCAGGTGCCTTCGGGGAGAACCTGACGATCGAGGGAGCGACAGAACCGGAGGTCTGCGTCGGCGACATCTGGTCGATCGGCGAGACGGTGCGGGTGCAGGTTTCGCAGCCGCGCAGTCCCTGCTACAAGCTGGGCCGCCGGTGGAAGATGCCGGAGCTGCCCAAGCGGGTGCTGGCGACCGGGCGGAGCGGTTGGTACTTCCGCGTGCTGCAGACCGGCGTGATCGAAGCGGGCTGCGCGATGACGCTGCAGGAGCGGCTGTATCCGGAGTGGACGATCGATCGCGTCAACCGGGCCCGCTACGGCAAAGGGGCCTCCGGCGACGACATCGCGACGCTCGCCGACCTGCCGGAGCTGGCCACGTCGTGGCGGGAGGCGTTCCAGGCGAAACGTGTGCGGATCTGAGAAGCTCCGCCTCCGTCACCAATGCATCACGTACCCGCCGTCGACGTTGATTGTCTGCCCGGTGATGCTGGCGGCATGTGGCGAGAGCAGGAACAGGATCGTCGCGGCCACTTCTTCGGGTGTCTGCCAGCGCCCCAGGGGGACCAGCTGGCGGATCTTCTGCTGCCCCCATTCGTCGTAAGAGAGCTGCTGTGACGGTTCCTGCCGCTCGTTCCAGGCCTGCCAGACGGAGCGGTTCAGCGGCGTCTTCACCATGCCGGGGCAGATCGTGTTCACGCGGATGCCGTGCGGGGCGAGATCCCTGGCCAGGCACTGGGCGAAGTTGATGCCGGCTGCCTTCGAGGCACTGTAGGGGGGATCGGTGGGGGAGCCGATCTGGCCGGCGACCGATCCGAGGAACTGCATCGATCCCTGCTTCTGCTGTTGCAGGGCCGGGGCGAACGTGTGCGCGACGTTCACCATCCCGAGGATGTTCACCTCGAGGACGCGGTTCCAGTCAGCCGGGGCAAGGTTGGTGAAGGGCATGCCGAACCTGCCGGAGCCGATCGCCGCACAGTGAACGACGTGGTCGATCTGCCTTCCGTCGTCGAGCAGCCGGTTGCGTGTCTGTTCGAGCTGCGGCAGGTCGGTGACGTCGACGCGGGCGGCGCCGATGTGCTGGTCGGGAAACTGTCCGGCAAGTTCGCTGGCGACCTGGTCGATCGAGGGGGACTGATCGAGCAGGGCGAGGTCGGCTCCTTCGTCGGCGGCGGCCGTGGCAACGGCACGGCCGATTCCGCTGGCGGCACCGGTGATGACGATTGTGCGGCTCTGCAGGTGAAGATCCATGGGCTATCGTTCATGAGAGGAATGGTCGTCGACCGGCCATCATGGAGAGGATCTTCTGGTTGTGCAACGGGCGTTCGGGCCGTGACGGATTCGAGGAATGTTGCGTTAACCGTTGGTTGAATGCCGATTTACCTTCCGCGAGTGAGCCGTAGAATTCGGGAAGGTGCTCGGCCGGTGTGTTACGATTGAGGTGGTACCGGTTTACAGAAACGCGTCACGACTGCATTTATGACGTCACGATCTGAATCATCGAAGTCCTCCCGCTGGATCTGGCCGTTCGAGCTGCAGGAGCAGATCGGCGAAGGCGGTATGGGGCAAGTCTATCGGGCCCGCTATGTCCCACGGGACATCGAGGTGGCGCTGAAGATGCTGCCGGAGGACGTCACCGATGCCACCGCGCTGGCCCGCTTCGAGCGCGAGATGGAGGTGCTCAAGACGCTCAAGCACCCGAACATCGTTCGCTGCTTTGGAGGCGTGTGCGAAGACAAGCAGCGGTTCTACGCGATGGAGCTGGTTCCGGGCGGCTCGCTGGACGACATCCTCAAGGCGAAGAAGCGACTCTCCTGGGAGCTGGTGATCGAGTACGCGCAGCAGATGTGTGCCGGGCTCGAATGCTCACACGCGAGGGGAGTTGTTCATCGGGACGTCAAGCCGGGCAACTTCCTGATCGGCAAGGACGGCAAGCTGAAGCTGAGCGACTTCGGTCTGGCGAGTGTGGCGGCCAGTCGCCGCATCACGGCGGCGGGCAAGACGGCCGGGACGTTCCTGTACATGGCTCCCGAACAGATCCGCGGAGAAGCGGTCACGCCGCAGACCGATCTGTACGCTTTGGGGTGCGTGCTGTTCGAGTTGCTGACGGGGCGTCCTCCGTTTGTCGGTGCGACTGCTGCGGCAACGCTCCACATGCACTGCAAGCAGGAGCCACCGCGAATCACCGAGACCGCTCTGGAATGCCCGGCGACGCTCGAGTCGCTGGTGATGCGGCTGCTGGCGAAGAAGCCGGCCGATCGACCGGCCTCGGCAGCCGAGGTGGCGCAGGAGCTGCGGGGTGTTTCCCAGACCGTGACGGTCGTTACACCGACGCGGAAAGGAAGCGGAAGCGGCAGGACGGTCAGCAATCGTCCACTGACACTCGATGACGACGAGGATGATTCGGATGGAACGGTCGAGTCGATCCCCGCGCCGGCGACAGGGGGCGGGTCGCTCTGGCTGACGATCGCCGCATTTGTGTTCGCCGGGGCAATGCTGTTGTTTGCGACGTCGTTGCTGGACGACCGGGAACGGGCCGACCGGTTCGAGGCGGCATGGCTGCAGGCCCTCAACAGCGTGGAACTGCCGGTCCGCAAGCAGGCCCTCCATGCTCTGAGCGGAGCGGGGGGCCTGAGCGAAACCGGCATGCAGGCGCTCGTCGAGTCGCTGGACGACACGAATCCCGACATTCGAGAGGCGGCCGCGTATGCTTTGGGAAACACCGGCGCTGCAGCGCGGACTTACTCGGCACGACTGCTTAAAATCCAGAAGAGCGACCCGATCCCGCAGGTTCGCCTGGCCGCCGAGGAGGCCCTCGAGCGGATCAGATCGGCACCGGACGAAGGATTCTCGGCATTCTCGCTGGCGCTGGGACTGCTGCTGGCGGGGGGAATTGGTGGCGGCGCATACGTCTACACGCAGCGGAAGTCCTTGACCGCGAACACTCCACACAGGCGGGCCGTGCAAACTTCCCGATGATCGATATCAATCAGCAGTTTCCGGAACTGGAGCCGGCCAGACGCGAACCGGTCTATGATCCAGGCGACGTGATCGTGCATCGCCGATACGGCTATCGGGGCGTCGTCGTGGCGGTCGATCCGTACTGTCAGGCTGACCCGGGCTGGTATCTCTCGAACAAGACCCAGCCGGACCGCAATCAGCCGTGGTACCACGTGCTCGTGCACGATGCCTCGCATACGACCTATGTCGCCGAGGAGAACCTGCTGCCGGACGATTCCAGTCTGCCAGTGCGTCACCCCTGGTTGCGTCGCTACTTCTCCGATTACGACGGCCACCACTACGTCCGCAACGACACGCCGTTCATGCTCGAGTAGTGGAACAGCCTGCGGACGCTGCTGCGCCCGGGGCGTTAGTTGCCTTCCTCGTCGGGAACCAGCGCCAGGTCCTCTTCGATCGTCTGCATTGCGGCGATGACGAAGGCAACGTGTTCGCTGAAGTCGACGCCCAGATCCTCGGCACCACGGGTGAGGTCATCCCGCTTGATGGCGGCGGCGAACGACGCCTGCTTCATCTTCTTGCGAACGCTCCTGGGCGTCAGTCCCCGCAGACGGCCCGGCCGGACCAGTGCGCAGGCGGTGATCATCCCGCTCAGCTCGTCGCAGGCGTACAGGGCCTTGTCCATCAGCGAGACGCGGGGGCAGTCTTCGAGGTAGTCGGCATGCGACTTGATGGCGTAGATGACGTCGTCGGGATAGCCCCGTTCTTTGAGGATGGCGGCCCCCTTGAGTGGGTGGTCGGGCGGATCGGGCCAGCGTTCGTAGTCGAAGTCATGCAGCAGTCCGACCGTGCCCCATTTCTCTTCGTCTTCGCCGTAGTGACGGGCATAGGCCCGCATGGCGACTTCGACGGCGAGCATGTGCCGGATGAGACTCTCGCTTTGCGTGTACTCGCGCAGCAGCGCCAGGTCCTCCTCGCGCGACATGCCGTTCCTTTCCATGATTGCTGGGAACAAACGAGCAACGCGACCTGGCCGCATGGGCGCCCGGGCCGCGTTGTCGAATCGGGAAAACTTCAGGTCAGGCCCGCGCGTGATTACTTCTGCAGCTTGTCGACGGCTGCAAGGACTTCATCGGCCGCGGCGCGACCGCCGTGCGTCTGGCTGACCTTTGCATAGCGGATCGTGTTGTCCGGCCCGACGACGAACGTCGACGGATAGGCCGTTTCGTTCGGGGCGACCCACCGCAGGCCGTACTGCGTCGTCAGCTTGTAATCGGGGTCGAGCAGCATCGTGACGTTCTTCGGAAACTTCGTGCTGCCGACGAACTCCTCAGCGTGCGCTTTCAGGCCCTCTTTCGGTCCGGGGTAAACCATCAGCACGCGAGCCCCTGCCTTGTGGAACTCATCGGCATGCTTGAGGAAGTCTCCCATCTGCCTCTGGCAGGCGGGGCACTGGTAGCCGGGCCAGCCCCGCAGCATGATCAGAACGACGGGGCCCTTTTCCGTCATGTCGGCGAAGTGGACACTTTCGCCATTGAGTGAAGAGAGCGTGAAGTCGCCCGCTTTCTCACCCACTTTCGGCGCGGCCAGGTCGTCTGCCAGAGCAGGGCCCGCCACCGCCAGACACATCGCCGAAATCCAGGTCATCATCCGCATCAGATCCGATCTCCTTCGCTGTGTGCTTCCCGCGTGGTCTTCGTCTGATATGCTCCGTGTGTCCGTCCCGAAACGCAAGTCGAACACGTTTGCCGAATCGACATCGCAGCCATGCCGTCCGCTGACCGACCGAAACATTCTTCACGGCCCGCGGCGATACTGGCAGCAGGAGGTCTGCTGTGGCTGCTACTGTTCGGCACGGCATTCTACGCAGCACGGCTGCCCAATAACCCGGATTTCACACGACTGGATGTCTGGGGAGCCGTTCCCGAACTGCTTCTGGACAACATCGCTCCGCTGCCGGACGAGAATGCCCCTCCCTCCGGCTGGCAGTACTTTCCCCAGCGGCTCGACCTGATGCTGGTGGCGGGAGCAATCCTGCTGGGGGCAACGGCGCTGGGGCATCTGCTGCTGCGGTTGATCGGTGCGGCTCGTCTGCTGCGACCGCTCGAGCGATTTGTGCTGGCGGCGGCACTAGGGCTCTCCGCCTGGTCGCTGGTGACGCTGCTGAGCGGACTGGCCGGACTACTCGGGCAAGGCTGGTTCGCGCTCGTGCTGTCCGGCTCGATCGTCGGTGAAGCGGTGATGCTGTGGCGCGACCACTCCAGCCAATGTGAATCGAAAGGGAATTCGCTACTGCAGCAGCGATTCCTTACGGAGGGGACGCTGGGGCCGACGGCTATTCTGGTGGTGACGCCGTTTGTCCTGGCGATGCTGCTCGGGGCGATGCTTCCTTCGACGGACTTCGATGTGAAGGAGTACCACATCGAGGGGCCGAAGGAGCACTTTCTGGCCGGGCGGATCTCCTTCCTGCCGCACAACGTCTACACAAGCTTCCCGTTTCTCACGGAGATGCTGACGCTCTCGTCGATGGTGCTGCGGGGAGACTGGGACCGCGGGGCGCAGGTGGGGAAGGTCGTGCTGATGGCGTTCGCTCCCCTGACGGGACTCGGAGTCTATGCCGCGGGCTGCCGGTGGTTGAGCAGAACCGCCGGTCTGTTCGCGGCTGTGCTGCTGCTGACGACGCCGTGGGTGTACCGCATCTCGATCATTGCGTACGCCGAAGGGGGGCTGGCGTTCTACCTGTTTGCCTCGTGGTGGACGACCTGCTTGGCATCGACGGTGGATGTCGCCGAAGAGCGAGACCGCTGGCGACTGTATCTGCTTGCCGGGCTGATGGCGGGAAGCGCGGCTGCCTGCAAGTACCCGGCGGTGCTGACGGTGGTGATCCCGATGGGAGTCGTCATGCTCTGGCTGGGCTGGCGACGATCGGCCTCCGAAACGGGGCGGGCCGTTCGCGGTCTGCTGTCACCGGCGGTTCTCTACTCGGTGGGAGTGTTCATTGCCTTCGGGCCGTGGCTGCTGAAGAACCTGGCCGAGACAGGCAATCCGGTCTACCCGCTGCTGTATTCGGTCTTTGGTGGAGCGGACTGGAACGCCGAGCTGAATGCCAAATGGGCCGCCGGTCACAGTGCACCGTGGCACGTCTTCGCGGCGGGGCCGGTGGCGATCGTGAAGGATCTGTGGGGACGGTTGCTGGACGTCGTCATCTGGAGCGACTGGCAGAGCGTGCTGTTGTTCGGCCTTGCGCCACTGGCCTTCTGGTATGGACGGGTCAGTCATCCACCGGGAGCAGAGCGGTCGCGGCGAGTGCTGCTGGGACTGGCTCTCTACGCGGCGTGGCTGTTTCTCACCTGGTGGGGCGCCACGCATCGAATTGACCGCTTCTGGGTGCCGATGCTGCCGATTGTCGCTCTGCTGGGCTCAGCCGGTCTGGCTGCACTGGTCGATGCGGCGGTCGCGCTGCCGGTGCGCCTGAGCCAGGTCGTACGGTCTCTGCTGGGCTTGTTTATCCTGGCGTCGGTGGCGTTTAACCTGGCGTTCGTCACCTCGCCGCTGTCGGGGTACAACGCGTACCTGATCGATCAGGACGTGGCCCGTCAGCAGGCAACAACACCAAGCATCGCGATGCTCAATGCACTGCCTCTGGAGGAGGGGGAGCATGTTCTGCTGGTCGGCGAAGCGCAGGTGTTCGATGCCCGCGTACCGGTGATCTATAATACGGTCTTCGACCGCTCGATCTTCGAGGAGTGGTTCGGAGAGGACGGGGAGGACGTGCCATCAGCAGAACGTCCCCTCAGGCCGGCCGACGAGATACTGGGGACGCTGCGTGAACACGAAGTGAAATACGTCTTCGTCAACTGGGACGAAGTTCTCCGTTACCGCACGACGTATGGCTACACCGACTTCGTGCATCCGCAGCGGATCATCGACCTGCAGCGGCAAGGCGTGCTGCGGGCGGTGCAGGACCCGGCCGGCATGTGGATGGGCGTGCCGCTCGAGCAGATGTCCGAATCGAAACGCCGCGAACTGGAAGTGTGGGGGCCGGAACTGATCGCAGGGGAGGGGCCTGGGGCCCGCGTGCCGCTGTATCAGCTCTTCGAGGTCGCTGCCGCCGCGGAGTAAACGACCGCGTTACATCATCTCGTCGTCGTCTTCCTCATCTTCGTCGTCCAGTTCGTCCGGATGCAGCGGACTGCTCGGGTCGAAGAAGAAGTCGGCCAGTCCCATCGGGACGGCATTGCCGCCGAGCGACTGCCGCTTGCGGTTGGCGAGCGACTCGAGGTCGAGCGCTTCGTCGCCGAGGCAGCGCTCGAGGGCTTCCCGCCATGCGTCGTCCTTGCCCAGGGGGTGTTCCGGCTCGGAGGCAAGCCGCTTTATGGCGTAACGCAGCACGTTGATGCCGTCGCGGGTCGAGAAGTCCAGCTTCAGTTCGTGCGACTGCTGCAGGAACTCGACGGTGAGATTGAGCATCTCGGCTTCGGCGAACGGCAGATGATACTGCAGAATCGCCATCTCGTCCTGCCGGTTGGGGTAGCCGAGCGTCAGCGTCGGCTGCAGGCGGCTGAGGATGTAGTCGGGGATCTCGAACGTCGAGTCGTCCTCGTTCATCGTGACGGCGCAACGGAAATCGTCGTGGGCCTTGATGGTGATGCCGGCGACGATCGACTCGACATAGCGGCGGTAGTCGAGCAGCGGGGCCAGGCTGGCCCACGACTTCTCGTTCATCCGGTTGCCTTCGTCGAGCACGCAGATCCCGCCCCGGATCATCGCGGTCACCAGCGGCGACGCCTGGTACTGAATCTTTCCGCTGTCGGCCAGGACGGGGGTAACCAGCAGGTCTTCCGGCCGGGTGTCGGCGGTGCACTGGAAGATGTACAGCTCCTGATCGCGGGCGCGGGCACCCGCCATGCCGAGCGTCGTCTTGCCGATTCCGGGGGCTCCCACCAGCCGGGGTGTGAGTGGCAGGTCCTTCTCGTCGACGACGAGCCAGCAGGCGAGCAGTTGCTTGAGGATCTCGCGCTGGCCGATCCATTCGCCGGGCGACTGATCGGGATGGCCGAGGTGCAGTCGGATGCCGTCGATGTCGACATGGTCTTGCATGGGCCTGTGTGCTCCCTCCGGTCCTCAATAATGCAGAAAAGCCAACTGCGAATCTCGGTGAGGCATTCGCAGTTGGCGTTGTAAACAGGACGGCGTGATCGCCGAATACGGCGAGGCAGTCTACTCGATGATAATGTCGCGGACGGTCGCGCCGCCGGGGATCATCGGCAGCACGTGCTCCTGGTAAGGGCAGATCACGTCGAGCAGGTACGGTCCATCGTGTTCGATCATCTCGTTGATCGCGTCGATGTAGTCCGACTTGCGGCGGACGTGGCGGGCCTTGATGCCGAAGCCCTGGGCGATCTTCACGAAGTCGGGGTAAGTTTCTTCGTAGATCTCGCCGTCCCCTTCGCCAAGCCACTCCGGATGGTCGACCGGGCCGAGATAAGTGTGGGCCCGTTTGCCTTCCATGAAGCGGTCTTCCCACTGCACAACCATACCCAGGTGCTGGTTGTTGAGCAGCAGGATCTTGACCGGCAGCTTCTCGCAGTGCAGGGTTGCCAGTTCCTGGATGTTCATCAGGATCGAGCCGTCACCATCGATGTCGATGACCAGCGAATCCTTGTGGATCGCCTGCACGCCCATCGCGGCAGGAAGGCCGAAGCCCATCGTTCCCAGGCCGGAGCTGCTGAGCCAGCGGCGGGGCTTGGAGAACTTGAACCACTGGGCGGCGAACATCTGGTGCTGACCGACGCCCACGGCAACGTAAGGATCCCGTTCCTTCGTCTGCCGCCAGAGTTCTTCGATGGCGTACTGGGGCAGGATGGCATCGCCGGCATCACCGTACTTGAGCGGGTACCGCTCGCGCCACTCGTTGACCTGATCCCACCACTCCGAGATCTCGGGAGCGTCGTCTTCGGTGAACTGGGAATTGAGCTGGTCGAGGAAGACCTTCACGTCGGCGACGATCGGGATGTGGGCTTCCTTGTTCTTGTGCAGCTCGGAGGGATCGATGTCGACGTGCACGATCTTGCCGTGCCGGGCGAACTCTTCGAGCTTGCCGGTCACGCGATCGTCAAACCGCACGCCGAGGGCGAGCAGCAGGTCGGCCTCGTTGATCGCGTAGTTCGCGTAGACCGTCCCGTGCATCCCCAGCATGTGCAGCGACTGCGGATCGTCGCCGGGGAAGGCTCCCAGACCCATCACGGTCGTGGTGACCGGGATGTTCGACGCGCGGGCGAACTTGATGAGTTCTTCGGAGGCATCCGAGTTGACCACGCCGCCACCGACGTACAGGATCGGCCGCTTCGAGCGACGGATCGCGGCGATGACCTGCGAGATCTGCTCGGGAGCGACCACACGCAGCTCGGGGTGGTAGCCGGGCAGATGCATCGGCGGGTCGTAGTCGATCTCCCCTTCCAGCGTGGAGAGCTGGATGTTCTTCGGGAAGTCGATGAGCACCGGGCCGGGCCGGCCGGTTTTTGCCACGAAGAACGCTTCCTTGACGATCCGCGGGATGCTGCGAAGCGTCTCCTGGATCGACTCGTGGCTGTTCGGGTCTTCGGCGGTGATCAGGTAATGGTGCTTGGTGATCTGCTGGCAGACCGACACGATCGGCGTTTCCTGGAACGCGTCGGAGCCGATCACCTGCTGCGGCACCTGGCCGGTGATCGCGACCATCGGGATGCTGTCGAGCTTGGCGTCGGCGATCGCCGTCACCAGGTTCGTCGCACCGGGACCGCTGGTGGCGGTGCAGACGCCGACCTCGTCGGAGGTGCGGGAGACCCCCTGGGCGGCGAATCCGCCTCCCTGCTCGTGACGGGGAAGAATCGTGCGAATCTTCTCCCGCGAGCGGCGCAGTGCCTGGTGAAGAGGCATGCTGGCTCCGCCCGGGTAGGCGAATACGTGGCTGACCCCCTGACGCGCGAGCGATTCGACAAGGATGTCGGCACCATTCAGGACGGTCGTTTGACTCTGCGGTTCACTTGCGGTCGCCACGGAACCCTCTTCTTTCTTCAGGCAACTGAAATCGGGACAAAGCTGGACGGGTGACCCACGCTTCTGGTCTGCCGGATGAGCGGCAACACAGGCGCACCCCGAGCGGCACCCGTCGGGATCGAGCCGTTCAATGTACCCGATCTTACGGCTCCGAACGAGCGCCGCACAGGGGCCGAGGCAGAAAACGGGCGATTGAATCCCCCGCGTCCGTGCCACCTGCAGAATCAGATGGTACGTTGAAACCAGCCGGG
This region includes:
- a CDS encoding ArnT family glycosyltransferase; the encoded protein is MPSADRPKHSSRPAAILAAGGLLWLLLFGTAFYAARLPNNPDFTRLDVWGAVPELLLDNIAPLPDENAPPSGWQYFPQRLDLMLVAGAILLGATALGHLLLRLIGAARLLRPLERFVLAAALGLSAWSLVTLLSGLAGLLGQGWFALVLSGSIVGEAVMLWRDHSSQCESKGNSLLQQRFLTEGTLGPTAILVVTPFVLAMLLGAMLPSTDFDVKEYHIEGPKEHFLAGRISFLPHNVYTSFPFLTEMLTLSSMVLRGDWDRGAQVGKVVLMAFAPLTGLGVYAAGCRWLSRTAGLFAAVLLLTTPWVYRISIIAYAEGGLAFYLFASWWTTCLASTVDVAEERDRWRLYLLAGLMAGSAAACKYPAVLTVVIPMGVVMLWLGWRRSASETGRAVRGLLSPAVLYSVGVFIAFGPWLLKNLAETGNPVYPLLYSVFGGADWNAELNAKWAAGHSAPWHVFAAGPVAIVKDLWGRLLDVVIWSDWQSVLLFGLAPLAFWYGRVSHPPGAERSRRVLLGLALYAAWLFLTWWGATHRIDRFWVPMLPIVALLGSAGLAALVDAAVALPVRLSQVVRSLLGLFILASVAFNLAFVTSPLSGYNAYLIDQDVARQQATTPSIAMLNALPLEEGEHVLLVGEAQVFDARVPVIYNTVFDRSIFEEWFGEDGEDVPSAERPLRPADEILGTLREHEVKYVFVNWDEVLRYRTTYGYTDFVHPQRIIDLQRQGVLRAVQDPAGMWMGVPLEQMSESKRRELEVWGPELIAGEGPGARVPLYQLFEVAAAAE
- a CDS encoding AAA family ATPase, with the translated sequence MQDHVDIDGIRLHLGHPDQSPGEWIGQREILKQLLACWLVVDEKDLPLTPRLVGAPGIGKTTLGMAGARARDQELYIFQCTADTRPEDLLVTPVLADSGKIQYQASPLVTAMIRGGICVLDEGNRMNEKSWASLAPLLDYRRYVESIVAGITIKAHDDFRCAVTMNEDDSTFEIPDYILSRLQPTLTLGYPNRQDEMAILQYHLPFAEAEMLNLTVEFLQQSHELKLDFSTRDGINVLRYAIKRLASEPEHPLGKDDAWREALERCLGDEALDLESLANRKRQSLGGNAVPMGLADFFFDPSSPLHPDELDDEDEEDDDEMM
- the ilvB gene encoding biosynthetic-type acetolactate synthase large subunit, translated to MATASEPQSQTTVLNGADILVESLARQGVSHVFAYPGGASMPLHQALRRSREKIRTILPRHEQGGGFAAQGVSRTSDEVGVCTATSGPGATNLVTAIADAKLDSIPMVAITGQVPQQVIGSDAFQETPIVSVCQQITKHHYLITAEDPNSHESIQETLRSIPRIVKEAFFVAKTGRPGPVLIDFPKNIQLSTLEGEIDYDPPMHLPGYHPELRVVAPEQISQVIAAIRRSKRPILYVGGGVVNSDASEELIKFARASNIPVTTTVMGLGAFPGDDPQSLHMLGMHGTVYANYAINEADLLLALGVRFDDRVTGKLEEFARHGKIVHVDIDPSELHKNKEAHIPIVADVKVFLDQLNSQFTEDDAPEISEWWDQVNEWRERYPLKYGDAGDAILPQYAIEELWRQTKERDPYVAVGVGQHQMFAAQWFKFSKPRRWLSSSGLGTMGFGLPAAMGVQAIHKDSLVIDIDGDGSILMNIQELATLHCEKLPVKILLLNNQHLGMVVQWEDRFMEGKRAHTYLGPVDHPEWLGEGDGEIYEETYPDFVKIAQGFGIKARHVRRKSDYIDAINEMIEHDGPYLLDVICPYQEHVLPMIPGGATVRDIIIE